From Variimorphobacter saccharofermentans, one genomic window encodes:
- a CDS encoding PH domain-containing protein has product MSFVERKRVKFFGLPLSFTKYTITEEKLTITSGFLSITEDDAYMYKIQDVRLTRSLSERIFKLGTITCYTGDTTHPELILHHIKHSSQIKDFIMTSSEEARRKRRSLHTLNIDAQDLDEEELAERN; this is encoded by the coding sequence ATGAGCTTTGTAGAAAGAAAGAGAGTTAAGTTTTTTGGTTTGCCTCTAAGCTTTACAAAATATACTATAACGGAAGAAAAACTTACAATAACAAGTGGGTTTTTAAGTATTACAGAAGATGATGCATATATGTACAAAATTCAGGATGTCCGTCTGACGAGAAGTTTATCAGAGCGTATATTTAAGCTTGGAACAATTACATGCTATACCGGAGATACTACCCATCCGGAACTAATATTACATCATATTAAACATTCTAGTCAGATTAAGGACTTTATCATGACGTCTTCGGAAGAGGCTAGACGAAAGAGAAGATCATTGCATACCTTAAATATTGATGCACAGGATCTGGACGAAGAAGAATTGGCAGAACGTAACTGA
- a CDS encoding response regulator transcription factor, which yields MDKLKILVVDDESRMRKLVKDFLVRKNYEVIEAENGEQAIDIFFSDKEINLIILDIMMPKLDGWQVCREIRQYSKVPIIMLTAKSDEKDELLGFELGVDEYISKPFSPKILVARVEAVLRRTASTDQELIEVGGIVLDKSAHQVKIDGKEIELSFKEFELLTYFVTNQGIALSREKILNNVWNYDYFGDARTIDTHVKKLRSKMGQKGDYIKTIWGLGYKFEVDA from the coding sequence ATGGATAAGCTAAAAATCTTAGTTGTAGATGATGAAAGCAGAATGCGTAAGCTTGTAAAAGACTTTTTGGTGCGGAAGAATTATGAAGTGATAGAAGCGGAGAATGGAGAACAGGCAATTGATATATTCTTCTCTGATAAAGAAATTAATCTTATTATATTGGATATTATGATGCCGAAATTGGATGGTTGGCAGGTGTGCCGAGAAATCAGACAATATTCCAAGGTACCAATCATTATGTTAACAGCAAAGAGCGATGAGAAAGATGAGCTATTAGGCTTCGAGCTTGGTGTGGATGAGTATATTTCCAAACCATTTAGCCCGAAGATACTTGTAGCCAGAGTTGAGGCAGTATTAAGAAGAACCGCATCCACTGATCAGGAACTGATCGAAGTTGGAGGGATTGTTCTTGATAAATCCGCTCACCAGGTTAAGATTGATGGGAAAGAAATAGAACTCAGTTTTAAGGAATTTGAACTGTTGACATACTTTGTCACCAACCAGGGAATTGCATTATCAAGGGAAAAAATATTAAATAATGTTTGGAATTATGATTATTTTGGAGATGCCAGAACGATTGATACCCATGTGAAGAAGCTTAGAAGTAAAATGGGTCAGAAGGGTGACTATATTAAGACGATCTGGGGCTTGGGCTATAAGTTTGAGGTAGATGCATGA
- a CDS encoding sensor histidine kinase, translated as MKHSIRLKLVVLLSLMVILTIFLTWIINRTFLSDFYIHSKIKTLDHAYQKIQQICENREGAYLSEDDTVMMERLATDYNIDIYVIDEDLNVYYPAPDNFGKREYNLIMNMIGEYRFPGSNKDIEDKKILKETQDYWIISLHDRTLDSNYIDLVDIDLMDISIMDFFGDNLDDYFDETDDDTVVLIRSNLESIEESVVISNKFLAYIGVLAVIIGTLAMLIISKKFTKPILDLAGIAKKMTDLDFDVKYKGKTKDEIGVLGNSINILSDKLQNTITELKQANNELMSDIQKKTEIDEMRKEFLSNVSHELKTPISLIQGYAEGLKENINEDEESRNFYCEVIMDEADKMNKMVKKLLSLNELEFGNNQVNFERFDIVALIRSIIAASDILLKQKEILLHFEDYPSIYVWADEYMIEQVVSNYLSNAINHVNGARIIEIKLIQMENKVRVAVFNTGDNIPEEELDKIWIKFYKVDKARTREYGGSGIGLSIVKAIMNSLNQNFGAINRPTGMEFWFELDTKA; from the coding sequence ATGAAGCATTCAATCCGTTTAAAATTAGTTGTTTTACTATCTTTAATGGTGATACTCACAATATTTCTGACATGGATTATTAATCGAACCTTTTTATCGGATTTTTATATTCATAGTAAAATAAAGACACTTGATCATGCCTATCAGAAAATTCAGCAAATATGTGAAAATCGTGAGGGGGCTTATTTGTCCGAAGATGATACGGTTATGATGGAGCGGTTAGCCACGGATTATAATATCGACATTTATGTAATCGATGAGGATCTTAATGTATATTATCCGGCACCGGACAATTTCGGTAAAAGGGAATATAATTTGATTATGAATATGATAGGGGAGTATCGTTTTCCCGGATCGAACAAGGATATCGAAGATAAGAAAATTCTAAAGGAAACACAGGATTATTGGATTATTAGTTTGCATGACAGAACATTGGACTCGAACTATATCGATCTTGTAGACATTGATCTTATGGACATTAGTATCATGGATTTCTTTGGAGATAATCTCGATGATTATTTCGATGAGACAGACGATGATACGGTAGTATTAATAAGGTCTAATCTGGAAAGTATTGAGGAAAGTGTTGTAATCTCGAATAAGTTTTTGGCATATATCGGAGTACTGGCGGTAATAATCGGTACGCTGGCAATGCTGATAATCAGCAAGAAGTTCACAAAGCCAATTCTTGATCTTGCTGGAATTGCGAAGAAAATGACAGATTTGGATTTTGATGTAAAGTATAAGGGAAAAACAAAGGATGAGATTGGAGTACTGGGCAACAGCATCAATATTCTGTCAGATAAGTTACAGAATACGATTACTGAGCTCAAACAAGCGAATAATGAACTTATGTCGGATATTCAGAAAAAGACAGAAATTGACGAGATGAGAAAGGAATTTCTGTCCAATGTATCCCATGAGTTGAAAACACCTATTTCCTTGATTCAAGGTTATGCAGAAGGGCTAAAAGAAAACATCAACGAGGATGAAGAAAGCCGTAATTTTTACTGCGAGGTCATTATGGACGAAGCAGATAAAATGAACAAGATGGTGAAAAAGCTACTAAGCTTAAATGAATTAGAGTTTGGGAATAATCAGGTCAATTTTGAGCGCTTTGATATTGTGGCCCTTATCCGCTCAATCATTGCTGCTTCAGATATTTTGCTCAAGCAGAAAGAAATACTGTTGCATTTTGAGGATTATCCATCAATTTATGTTTGGGCTGATGAATATATGATAGAGCAGGTTGTATCTAATTATCTCAGCAACGCTATAAACCATGTGAATGGTGCCAGAATTATTGAAATTAAGCTAATTCAAATGGAAAACAAGGTTCGAGTTGCTGTATTTAATACAGGTGACAATATTCCTGAGGAGGAGCTAGATAAGATCTGGATTAAGTTCTATAAAGTCGATAAAGCAAGAACAAGGGAATACGGGGGTAGTGGAATTGGTTTATCCATAGTAAAAGCGATTATGAATTCTCTTAATCAGAATTTTGGAGCTATTAATCGACCCACCGGTATGGAATTTTGGTTCGAATTAGATACAAAGGCCTAA